In Chryseobacterium lactis, a single genomic region encodes these proteins:
- a CDS encoding M20/M25/M40 family metallo-hydrolase, translating into MKINRFFAVPAVVLAAQFSWAQVKVDQTEKLDPIVKSFVDEINSNSQLENMAYELLDGIGPRLVGTPEMLAANEWSAGKLRSWGVDANLQQFGTWKGWQRGTTHVDMVSPRTKSLSATQLAWSPTTKKAIEAEVIILPKVATKAEFEAWLPSVKGKIVLMAQYQKIGRSDEQIKEFATPELYEKLKSEKEQATKDFAAYIKNIGYDNNTLPEALEKAGAAGIAISNWTGIMGANRIFGAKTSKIPMIDIDVEDYGMLYRMAEKGAHPKIKIDAQSKILPEAKNFNTIGMIKGKEKPDEYVILSAHLDSWDGAQGATDNGTGTLTMLEAMRLLKKYYPNNKRTIVIGLWGSEEQGLNGSRGFVADNPQIIKGVQAAFNQDNGTGRVVNISGQGFVKAYDYVGRWLEGVPKNVRGHIKTDFPGMPGGGGSDHASFVAAGVPGISLGSLNWGYFGYTWHTTKDTYDKIVFDEVKNNVVLTAALAYMASEDPEFVSREKRVMPKDEKGATVQWPEAKEPRRSSKDYK; encoded by the coding sequence ATGAAGATAAATAGATTTTTTGCAGTACCGGCTGTAGTGTTGGCCGCCCAGTTTTCATGGGCTCAGGTAAAAGTGGATCAAACAGAAAAACTGGATCCTATCGTAAAAAGTTTTGTAGATGAAATCAACAGCAATTCCCAACTTGAAAACATGGCTTACGAGTTATTGGATGGGATAGGGCCACGTTTGGTGGGAACTCCGGAAATGTTGGCTGCCAACGAATGGAGTGCCGGCAAACTTCGCTCATGGGGTGTAGATGCCAACCTTCAGCAATTCGGAACCTGGAAAGGATGGCAAAGAGGAACAACCCATGTAGATATGGTATCTCCTCGTACAAAATCATTATCAGCAACACAGCTGGCATGGAGCCCTACTACCAAAAAAGCAATTGAGGCAGAGGTAATTATTCTTCCTAAAGTGGCAACAAAAGCCGAATTTGAGGCCTGGCTTCCTTCTGTAAAAGGAAAAATAGTGTTGATGGCACAATATCAAAAGATTGGCCGTTCGGATGAGCAGATCAAAGAATTCGCAACTCCTGAATTATATGAGAAGCTTAAATCCGAAAAAGAGCAGGCTACCAAAGACTTTGCTGCTTATATAAAGAATATCGGTTATGACAACAATACCCTTCCGGAAGCTTTAGAAAAAGCAGGAGCGGCAGGAATTGCCATCTCAAACTGGACAGGAATAATGGGAGCCAACAGAATATTTGGAGCGAAAACATCAAAAATTCCAATGATTGATATTGATGTTGAAGATTATGGAATGCTATACAGAATGGCAGAAAAAGGAGCTCATCCTAAAATTAAAATTGACGCCCAATCTAAAATACTTCCGGAAGCGAAAAACTTTAACACGATCGGAATGATCAAAGGAAAAGAAAAACCTGATGAATATGTGATTCTTTCTGCTCACCTTGATTCATGGGACGGAGCTCAGGGAGCTACGGATAACGGAACAGGAACTTTAACTATGCTTGAAGCGATGAGGCTTCTGAAAAAATATTATCCTAATAACAAAAGAACAATCGTTATCGGACTTTGGGGAAGTGAAGAGCAAGGCTTGAATGGTTCCCGAGGTTTTGTGGCAGACAATCCCCAAATTATTAAAGGAGTGCAGGCTGCTTTTAACCAGGATAATGGAACAGGACGTGTTGTGAATATCAGCGGACAAGGTTTTGTGAAAGCCTATGATTATGTCGGAAGATGGTTGGAAGGTGTTCCGAAAAACGTACGAGGACACATTAAAACCGATTTCCCGGGAATGCCCGGTGGAGGAGGATCTGACCATGCTTCGTTTGTAGCAGCAGGAGTTCCCGGAATTTCTTTAGGCTCTTTGAACTGGGGATATTTTGGTTATACATGGCACACGACCAAGGATACTTATGATAAAATCGTTTTTGATGAGGTAAAAAATAATGTGGTTTTAACAGCAGCATTGGCTTACATGGCATCGGAAGATCCTGAGTTTGTAAGCAGAGAAAAACGCGTAATGCCAAAAGATGAAAAAGGAGCCACGGTACAATGGCCGGAAGCAAAAGAGCCGAGAAGAAGCTCGAAAGATTATAAATAA
- a CDS encoding peptidase associated/transthyretin-like domain-containing protein, translating to MDSENGNPIFNARILLMNKIVYTNEDGWAPLDQNAINFKVSASGFQQSKIDEFHSAVKLKRIYKSIDEVKLTKVNISDIFEDVSKNYRKRYYAEPSLYDVIYKEKRSDNNKLYFLVIAETKLWSKSNYYNHNKSYDKNLQMQLNTLKYLKNKKSDSIFTAGTKEFSDESMGNYFFNFELERVLSHVRNKESKNSGWMIFEEGNEQLVTFTIKSGLGIEMEGEFKYNKVDKVITYFEVHYLQDQYPLMKRKTGEGEEYDYQLGNAILVFDFYKNGEVYVPALSRLEGNKYIAYYKGVKHERKISRELIYNTFKKSDEKGLNPKVDFTKNIWDNIPVNESKNTTILLSAEEQTFINRRLPDFGSK from the coding sequence GTGGATTCAGAAAATGGGAACCCGATTTTCAATGCACGAATTCTTTTGATGAATAAGATCGTCTATACCAACGAAGATGGATGGGCGCCATTAGATCAAAATGCTATTAATTTTAAAGTTTCAGCATCAGGTTTTCAACAATCAAAAATTGATGAATTTCATTCTGCTGTAAAATTAAAAAGGATCTATAAAAGCATTGATGAAGTAAAATTAACCAAAGTAAATATTAGCGATATTTTTGAGGATGTAAGCAAAAACTATAGAAAAAGGTATTATGCTGAACCTTCTCTTTATGATGTTATTTATAAAGAAAAAAGAAGTGATAACAATAAACTTTATTTCCTGGTTATTGCAGAAACTAAATTATGGAGCAAAAGCAATTATTACAACCACAACAAAAGCTATGATAAGAATCTTCAGATGCAGCTTAATACTTTAAAGTACTTGAAAAATAAAAAATCAGACAGTATTTTTACTGCAGGAACAAAAGAATTTTCTGATGAATCTATGGGAAATTATTTTTTCAATTTTGAATTGGAGCGGGTACTAAGCCACGTGAGAAATAAAGAATCAAAGAATTCAGGATGGATGATTTTTGAAGAAGGAAATGAGCAATTGGTTACGTTTACAATTAAATCCGGATTGGGAATTGAAATGGAAGGTGAATTTAAATACAATAAAGTAGATAAAGTTATTACCTACTTTGAAGTCCATTATTTACAGGATCAATATCCATTAATGAAAAGAAAAACCGGAGAAGGTGAAGAATATGACTATCAACTTGGAAATGCTATACTTGTTTTTGATTTTTACAAAAATGGAGAGGTGTATGTTCCGGCATTAAGCAGACTTGAAGGAAATAAATATATCGCTTATTACAAAGGGGTAAAGCATGAGCGTAAAATCAGCCGGGAGCTTATCTATAATACCTTTAAAAAATCAGATGAAAAAGGACTCAATCCCAAAGTTGATTTTACTAAAAATATCTGGGATAATATTCCGGTTAATGAAAGTAAAAATACAACTATTTTACTTTCCGCGGAAGAGCAAACCTTTATCAACAGGAGATTACCGGATTTCGGATCCAAATAA